One genomic window of Cupriavidus oxalaticus includes the following:
- a CDS encoding CaiB/BaiF CoA transferase family protein yields the protein MGALSHLRVLDLTRVLAGPWCAQNLADFGADVIKIERPGAGDDTRTWGPPWLKDEDGRDTAEAAYYLAANRNKRSVTCDISTPEGQQIVRDLAAQSDVVLENYKVGQLKKYGLDYDSLKQVKPDLIYCSVTGFGQTGPYAARPGYDFIIQGMGGFMSLTGERDDLPGGGPQKAGVAISDLMTGQYATIAVLAALAHRDRTGEGQYIDMALLDVQVAMLANMNTNYLASGEAPRRWGNAHPNIVPYQTFQAADGWIIVAVGNDGQFRKFVTDGGRPELADDPRFAKNPQRVANRDVLVPILAEMVRPRTRAQWIRDLEAAGVPCGPINTLDDVFEDDQVKARGLRVDLPHPSAGEVKLVGSPIKMSVTPPQALRHPPLLGEHTDTVLGETLGYSAGQIAALRAKGVL from the coding sequence ATGGGAGCCTTAAGCCATCTCCGCGTCCTCGACCTGACCCGCGTCCTCGCCGGTCCCTGGTGCGCCCAGAACCTTGCCGACTTCGGCGCCGATGTGATCAAGATCGAGCGCCCCGGCGCCGGCGACGACACCCGCACCTGGGGCCCGCCCTGGCTCAAGGACGAAGACGGCCGCGACACCGCCGAGGCCGCCTACTACCTGGCCGCCAACCGCAACAAGCGCTCGGTCACCTGCGACATCAGCACGCCCGAGGGCCAGCAGATCGTGCGCGACCTCGCCGCGCAGAGCGACGTGGTGCTGGAGAACTACAAGGTCGGCCAGTTGAAGAAATATGGCCTGGACTACGACTCCCTGAAGCAGGTCAAGCCCGACCTGATCTACTGCTCTGTCACCGGCTTCGGCCAGACCGGCCCGTACGCCGCGCGCCCCGGCTATGACTTCATCATCCAGGGCATGGGCGGCTTCATGAGCCTGACCGGCGAGCGCGACGACCTGCCCGGCGGCGGCCCGCAGAAGGCCGGCGTGGCGATTTCCGACCTGATGACGGGCCAGTACGCCACCATCGCGGTGCTGGCGGCACTCGCCCACCGCGACCGCACCGGCGAGGGCCAGTACATCGACATGGCGCTGCTCGACGTGCAGGTGGCCATGCTCGCCAACATGAACACCAACTACCTGGCCAGCGGCGAGGCGCCGCGCCGCTGGGGCAATGCGCACCCCAACATCGTCCCCTACCAGACCTTCCAGGCCGCCGACGGCTGGATCATCGTCGCGGTGGGCAACGACGGGCAGTTCCGCAAGTTCGTCACCGACGGCGGCCGGCCAGAGCTGGCCGACGACCCGCGCTTTGCCAAAAACCCGCAGCGCGTGGCCAACCGCGACGTGCTGGTGCCGATCCTGGCCGAGATGGTGCGCCCGCGCACCCGCGCGCAGTGGATCCGCGACCTGGAAGCCGCGGGCGTGCCGTGCGGCCCGATCAACACGCTCGACGACGTGTTCGAGGACGACCAGGTCAAGGCGCGCGGCCTGCGCGTGGACCTGCCCCACCCCAGCGCGGGCGAGGTCAAGCTGGTCGGCAGCCCGATCAAGATGAGCGTGACGCCACCGCAGGCGCTGCGCCACCCGCCGCTGCTGGGCGAGCACACCGACACGGTGCTGGGCGAGACCCTGGGCTACAGCGCCGGGCAGATCGCCGCACTTCGCGCAAAAGGTGTGCTGTAA
- a CDS encoding DUF2214 family protein yields the protein MLTDAILAFLHFLAIFVLITLMAAEAVALRPDLTPATVRRLSLYDLFYFLSAMLALGTGLLRLFYGAKGVDFYLHNPWFHAKMGVFVLIALCSLPPTFAIARWRKQARRLPDYVPPPSEIKAARRWVMIESHLVILLPLCAVMMARGIGAR from the coding sequence ATGCTGACCGACGCCATCCTGGCCTTCCTGCATTTCCTTGCGATCTTTGTCCTGATCACGCTGATGGCCGCCGAGGCCGTGGCACTGCGCCCGGACCTGACCCCGGCCACCGTGCGGCGCCTGTCGCTGTATGACCTGTTCTATTTCCTGTCGGCGATGCTGGCGCTGGGGACCGGCCTGCTGCGCCTGTTCTACGGCGCCAAGGGCGTCGACTTCTACCTGCACAATCCGTGGTTCCACGCCAAGATGGGCGTGTTCGTGCTGATCGCGCTGTGCTCGCTGCCGCCGACCTTTGCCATCGCGCGCTGGCGCAAGCAGGCGCGCAGGCTGCCCGATTACGTGCCGCCGCCGTCCGAGATCAAGGCGGCGCGGCGCTGGGTCATGATCGAATCGCACCTGGTGATCCTGCTGCCGCTGTGCGCCGTGATGATGGCGCGCGGCATCGGGGCCCGCTAA
- a CDS encoding tripartite tricarboxylate transporter substrate binding protein, with protein MLKKLFAAALTAALMPAAAAAATTAYPAKPVRFVVPYPAGGPLDTVARAIGDKLRDSLGQPVVVENKPGAGGNLGADYVAKQPADGYTIVMGAVATHAINPTLFSKMPYDPVKDFAPITLVADVPNVLVMHPGKAADLHINNVRDLVAYARKNPGKLDYASGGNGSAGHLSGELFKSMAKISMVHIPYNGASPAQLSVLSGQTDLIFDNLASASANIKAGKLKAFAVTTASRAAAFPELPTIAEAGKGLGLEGFDISTWFGVFAPANTPREIVDKLNHEIVAILKTDDMKARLARIGAQPAPTTPEQFGALVQKELKKYAQIVKVSGAKVD; from the coding sequence ATGCTGAAGAAACTGTTTGCCGCCGCGCTGACCGCGGCGCTGATGCCCGCCGCCGCCGCCGCGGCCACCACCGCCTACCCCGCCAAGCCCGTCCGCTTCGTGGTGCCCTATCCCGCCGGCGGCCCGCTCGACACCGTGGCGCGCGCCATCGGCGACAAGCTGCGCGACAGCCTGGGCCAGCCCGTGGTGGTGGAGAACAAGCCGGGCGCCGGCGGCAACCTGGGCGCGGACTACGTCGCCAAGCAGCCGGCCGACGGCTACACCATCGTCATGGGCGCGGTGGCCACGCATGCCATCAACCCGACGCTGTTCAGCAAGATGCCGTACGACCCGGTCAAGGACTTCGCGCCGATCACGCTGGTCGCCGACGTGCCCAACGTGCTGGTGATGCACCCCGGCAAGGCCGCCGACCTGCACATCAACAACGTGCGCGACCTGGTCGCCTACGCGCGCAAGAACCCGGGCAAGCTGGACTACGCCTCGGGTGGCAACGGCAGCGCCGGGCACCTGTCGGGCGAGCTGTTCAAGAGCATGGCGAAGATCAGCATGGTCCATATCCCCTACAACGGCGCGTCGCCCGCGCAGCTGTCGGTGCTGTCGGGCCAGACCGACCTGATCTTCGACAACCTGGCTTCGGCATCGGCCAATATCAAGGCGGGCAAGCTCAAGGCCTTCGCCGTGACCACCGCCAGCCGCGCGGCGGCGTTCCCCGAACTGCCGACCATTGCCGAGGCCGGCAAGGGGCTGGGGCTGGAAGGCTTCGATATCTCGACGTGGTTCGGCGTGTTCGCTCCGGCCAATACGCCGCGAGAAATCGTGGACAAGCTGAACCACGAGATCGTAGCGATCCTGAAGACGGACGACATGAAGGCGCGCCTGGCCCGGATCGGCGCACAGCCGGCGCCGACCACGCCCGAGCAGTTTGGGGCGTTGGTGCAGAAGGAACTGAAGAAGTATGCGCAGATCGTCAAGGTGTCGGGGGCGAAGGTGGACTGA